The genome window GTTGTCTTTTTATGGTACCTGTCACCATTAAAAAAAGAAGCAGAAAAGTCCCCCTTCTGCTTCTTTTTCATTTATTAAATTAATTAAATTAACCAGGTTATAAAGATTGGTAATGTAATTAATGATAATATAGTGCTAATCACGAAAGAAGATGCTGTTTCCGTTGTTAGCGAATCGAATCTAGTTGAAATCATCGCTGCAACGGCTGATCCTGGAAATGCTACTAATAAAATAGCTTTTACAGTATCGGCGTGGTTTAATCCTACTAGATGAGCAACCAATATCATAAATAATGGTAGCACTATCACTTTTAATAGCGAAATACCAAAAGCAACTCCTTGGAAATTGATTTTGCGAATACCTACGGTTACCCCTACCGCAAATAACGCAACACCAGATGTTACAGAGCCAATCTGATCAAGCGCACTTTGTATTATTTCTGGTGAGTGGAAACCACATAGTGTCAATACAACTGCTAGTAATGGAATACATGCAAGTGGTTCACTTAATCCATGTAAAATAATACCTATTGTGCTTCCCTTCTCATCCTTTGCTTTCCCTTTATTGCTTTCGCCAATATTCCCCACAATTGTTGCTAAAGGATCTAAAATGGCATTAACCACAATTCCTGTAATCGCAATAGGAATAGCAACTTCTTGTTGTCCGAATAAACTACCAAGCACAGAAATCCCCATAAAGGCAAATGCCGGCTGCGTAGAATTTAACGAGAACATCGAAGCTTTTGTAACATCATATTTAAAAACAAACTTCGAAATAAGTAGTAATATGACATAAAAACCAATAATACCAATAAACATATTTAAGAAAAACGGCCATTGATCGATTAGTGTTTGCTTCGATGTGGTTGTAATTCCAATAAATAAATGCGCTGGTAATGCAAATTTTGTTACTAATGTATTGAGACCTTTAGAAGAATCAGCATTAAAAATGTTTAAATAGCCACCTAAATATCCTAAAATAATGGTAAAAAAGATGGGGATTAATACTAAAAATATATGCCCAAGAGACATGGTAGTTCACTTCACTTTCCCTTTGTTCGTTTCTAAGCTGTTTGAATCGTCTTACAGTGATTGCAAGACGATTCTATTTATTTACTTGTCTTATTTTAATGTTATTGTTTTATATTCTGGCTTCCACATATAGTCATTAAGCGCTTGTTCTATATCCTCTATTTTCGCTTGCGCAATTCCTTCTTTGATTGCAGCTTCCGCTACTGCTATAGCTACGGCCTTAGATACCTCTTGTAATTTATCAATGGAAGGGAGAATTGATGCCCCAAGCGAGCTGCTATCAGCTAATGATGCAACTGCATTTGCGGAGGCCGCAAACATTCCTTTTGAAATAATAGCAGCTTTTGCAATAATTGCTCCCAACCCTAGTCCTGGAAATACAAATGCATTATTGGATTGACCAATTTCATATGTGACACCGTTATATTCCACGTCTTTAAATGGACTACCAGTAGCAATTAGTGCTTTCCCATCTGTCCATTTAATAATGTCTTCTGGTGTAGCTTCTGCTAATGGAGTTGGATTAGACATTGGCATGATAATCGGACGCTCTACATGCTTGGCCATCTCTTTTACCACCTCTTCAGAGAAGGCACCTGCTTGTCCAGAAGTACCAATAAGAATAGTCGGCTTTACTTTTCTAATAACTTCTAGAAGCGGAATAATATTTTCCTCGTTTCTTTCCCAATCTGCTACTTCTTTTGCAGAACGAACATATGGTTGTTGGAATGCTACAACATCTGCTGTTTCGTCTGTTAATAACCCACGGAAGTCAATTGGCCAAAAGCGATTATACGCTTCTTCTCTTGAAACTCCCTCTAATACCATTGTTTCTACCATTTGATCTGCGTTCCCAATACCAGCAGCACCTGGTCCAAAGATAACAACTCGCTGATCAGAAAGAGACTCTTTCGTAACTTTTAAAGCAGACATAATTGCCGCCAAAGTAACAGCACCTGTTCCTTGGATATCATCATTGAAAGTAAGAATTTTATCACTGTATTTTTCCATGATTGCACGAGCATTTACATTACCAAGGTCTTCCCAATGAAGGAGAACATCTGGAAAAGTTTTCAATGCATTTTCCACAAATCGTTCAATAAACTGATCATAGCTTTTGCCGCGAACACGACTAAACTTGTTACCAAGATATAATGGATCTTGAATTAAAGCTTCGTTGTTCGTTCCCACATCCAACACAATTGGAAGCACTCTACTAGGATCTATGCCAGCTGCTGCCGTATAAACAGCTAGTTTACCGATTGCAATATTAATACCACCGACACCTTGATCTCCAATACCAAGAATACTTTCTGAATCGGTTACTACAATTAAATCAATTCCATCACTAGGAATATTTAAATTGTTAAAAGCTTCTTCCATGTTCTCCATATTATCGATAGATAAGTATAATCCACCAGGAATATGGTATTCATGAGAGTACTTTTGAATCACTTCGCCAACAGTTGGAGTGTAAATAATGGGCAGCATTTCGTTCAGGTTATCCTGAAGTACTTTATAAAATAGAACAACGTTTCGATTATACAAATCATATAAAAGACCGTTTTTACGTAAATCACTTGTTTGGGCAGAAAATTGTTCGTAAATACGTTTTGCTTGTTCTTCTAATGTTAGAATTTGAGTTGGTAATAAACCATTTAAACCAAGCTCTTGACGTTCTTCTTTCGAAAAAGCTACGCCTTTATTAAGAAAAGGATTTAATAAAAGCTGTTTTCCTTTTAAATTTGTTTGAATAACATCTTGTTTACTAATTGTACCTATTGCCATGTCTTGCTCCTTCTTTCTTTTTTAAGTTAACAGAAATTCTCAAATTAAGATATCTTTAATTCAAGATAATTTCCGACACTTCTTTTCCTTACGAGGTTTTATTAAGCCTCGTTCCTTCCTATAGTTAACTAATACTTCTTCTTCCCCCTTCTCTCCATTAATCTATAGGTCATTCTTATTCTTTTTTTAATAACTTTTTCTACCCTAGTTATAATTCGTAACCAAATATACTCCTGCTAAAAATACTTGTCAAGGAATTGATTTAGACAAAAGTTTATGAAAAAGGATGGGACTTTAGTAGCCGCGTAGATGGTACCGCTTTATCATTATAGAAAAAAAAACAATGAAGCCATGTATCTTTAGTGGAAACAATCTAGCACCTTTGTTTTTAGGTTTTACCTCCAGCTTACTCTTTACCCCTTATTAGGAGAACAAGGTAAATTTAAGTTGCTTCATTGTCGAATGAAAATTTTATAAAAAACAGCCTCCTGATGAAGACTGTTTTCTGCCTTCAACTTTTGTCGAAAAAATACCTATTTCCACTTCATTCTTTTTCATACAAGAAGAAATTTACTCGTCAACGTCCATGAATGCCAGTCTAGGTAGAAGGATCATAATTGTATCACTTTTGCAATACATAAAGTGGTTATAAATATTATCCCCACGTTTCATTTTAATATGTTCAAAAAACTATAAAATAATCCTTCATTCACGTAATGATTGAGCTCTGTCCAAGAGCATTAGAAGCAAGTCTCAATGTTACCTTTTTTCATCATATAACAAGAGCTATATTTATACGATAAATTAAATGTTCACTTCGTGTTAATAAGGTGCACAAATGTTATATTCATTGAGCTTAATGTTAATCTCACTCGACTTTTATATTATGTTTTTTAGAGAGTTAATATACTATTTTGAGAAATAAAATAAAAATCACTATTATTTACGCTAAATTCTTTAGGAATTGAGTCATAAGTTATTAATAAATAAGGATAAGTTTCAATATTTAAAATAGACCTTATCAGGTTGATTTTTTTATGATAGGAAATAGCTTTTTCAATTATTTGATAATATCCAATGGAAGATTGATGATACCACCATGAATTATACTGATTAACAATATTTTCTTTTTGTTTTGAATCTAAACCTACTAAGACTTCTTCCGCAAGTGAATTTTCCACTTCTATATATTGAATATACTCACCATTATTAAGTAATTGTTCAAAATATAGGTTCCATTGCTCAATAATATTTTTTTTAATTTCATTAATATCTAAATTTTCAACCCTAACTTCAAAATGAGGAAATTCCTTTTTATCAATCCAATTATAAAGATATAATAAAAAATTAAACTCGTTAGGTACAATTATTGTAAAATTTCCGGAATTCTCCACTGCAAAAACCTCCATTTTTATCTAGTATTTTAACAAAAATAATAGGAGGAATGGACACTGATTAAGCAAGAAAATTTCCTCCAACTAACATAGATAAATAATCGTTTTTACATTAACATTATGGATAAATACATCTATTAGATTTTTAAATATAAGTACTTTAGAGAGGGGAAGTATTTTGAAGAAAAAATTATTTCTAACATTTGCTTTAACTATTTTGTTAATAGGAGGATGCTATTATTTCTTTATCTATTTTCCATATCCACCTTCAAAAGATTTTTATGACTTCCCAGTTCCTAGAAGTGCTGAAATGATAAGAGAAACTGAAACTTCAAAAACATATAAATGGTCAAATGCATCAGAAGAACACGGGATTCCCTTTGGATATGTAAAAGCCATAAAATCAAATGGCTGGAAAAAAGGAGAACAAGCGGGGGCCTCGACTTATTATAGCAATGGAGTGCATCAAATCATATTGACTTCCACAACGGATATAATAGCCATCGAAAAAGTAAAATAAGATATAAGAATTTTGTTGTAGTGTGTTGTTTTTGAGGAGAAATACAACTATTTGGAGGTTTGGGTATTAAAAAAGCATGAGGCTTATTATTTTTTTGTTCTTTAATATAGGCTATAAAGCTTATCCAAGTGAACAGACATTTTTAATTAATAGTTTTATCAGTACAGTAAAGAAAGAAGAAAAAACTCTTCAAATAAGGTCTTATTCAACTATCCTAAAGCTAATATCGCAAACCTTAAATTGGATATTGATCAGATTCTTTTCCTCTTGCATGTAAAAATTGAAGATATTGCTCAGGTTTGGGGTCGGGAAAATAAGCAAAAATCCGTTCTGAATTTACCATACTTCCCTCTTTGGCCTCTATATAGTCAAAATAACTGCTCCAAGGATACTCTTCCAAGCGTTCTACGATACCAGCTCGAATTGGATTAAGATGAATGTACCGATTGACCTCTAATTCATATTGAGCAGAAGTGATCAACTCAGATCCATAACGACTTTCAAACACATGCCCTGTAAAATCATATTTTTTATTGAAATATATCGCGTAATTAAAATGAAGAGTTCTTATAATGTCACTTGGGGAATGTTGAAGGGTTTTTATTTGAAGATGGATGTGATTTGTCATCAAACAATAGGTTTGCAGAATAAATGGCTTTTCCTCCATTACTTCTGTCAACAATCGAAGATACTTTTTACGATCTTCCTCGTCAAAAAATAAAGAAGTACGGCGAATACCTCGACTTGTAATATGATAACTAGCACCAGGATACCAAACACGCTTTTTTCTAGGCAACGAACAACCTCCTTTTTTATGAAATTTGCTTGCATATTATGAAGGATAAAATCGAGGGAGATTAGCAAAGGGACTTATAACTGTATCCTAGGAATAAGATAAAGAGAGGCAGCTTAAAATATAACATTCTACCTCCCAGACAAAATCCCTCCATTTTCCGACAAAAAAATAGGAAAAGAAATCAAAAAATGATCCCTCTTCCCCTTTGTCCTTCAGAGAGAGACAGAATTAGCTTTTTGTCTTTTTATGGTGCCTGTCACCAGGAGTTGTTCCATTCTCCACCCCAAGTTCCTGCAGCCATCTACGGTAGCTGATCGTCAGGGCGTCTGACTTAAGATGCAATTCCGCCTGTAGATCCAATGGCAATAATTCCGGCTTTTGGCTTTGAACAATATCTAAATCTTGATAAAAGATTTTATCCTGGAATTCGATAAATGGTTCATCTGGTTTATCTAAATCATAGTTTCTTGTTAGCAGCATAAAGGCTTTCGACTGTTCGTTATCTTCTTGATTGACGACAAGCAAAATCGTCAACGCGTCTTCTGATCCATCTGTTGTTTTCGTGAAACGAGCAGTTGTTGGATTTAGAATTTCATACACATAATTGGCATATCCACCTTTTGAGCGTCCATCTGGATTGGGCTGGTAGACAGGAATTTTGCTTGTAATAAAACGGTTATCAATAAAATCCACTTTATAATCGACCACTTCCGCATGGTCCTCATCCCCAAGCAAGCCTTCATGAACAAACATAAGATGAGAAACATCAAGGAAGTTTTCAATGATTCGCGGTGCATTTGCTTTTACCTCATAAGGACCACATATTGCTGTTCGATATCCTTCTGTACTATATTCAGGATAAGAAATAAGCGGTGCTGGATCGTCCCCCAGATTCACCCAAATAAGTCCAAGATATTCCTCACAATGATAAACAGTTGCTTTCGCTTTTCTTGGAATAGCTCGTCCATTTGGCAATGCCGGTATCTTGACACATGCTCCTGCACAATCGTATTCCCAAGCATGGTATGCACAAACTAAATTCCCGTTTTTCACCTTACCAAGTGAAAGCGCCGCTCCTCTATGAATACACAAATCTTTAAAGGCATGAACGCCCTTCTCATTTCGAAAAATGGCTACTCTTTCCCCAAGCACAAATACTTGTTTCGGATCATCCAGCAATTCCTCTGCTTTACATACTGGATGCCATTCATTCCATAGTCTATCTTGTTGCATAATCGCGCCTCTCCTGTTCCTATTTTTAGTTAACATTTACCGTTGGCTTGTTTGTATTTACACGCTCTCCTTGTTTTTGCGGCAGAACTAGATTAAGGATTAATGCAGCAATGGCTCCTATAGCTGTCCCTGATGATACAAAGTAAGTTACAATTTCAGGCAGGCCATTTAACACATTTGCCGGCATTAACACAGCAAATAAAGCAAGCATAATTGGAACTCCAATAACAATCATATTTCTCTCCGTAAATTCCAATCCTTTCACGACTTTAAATCCATTCATCATAATGATTACGCATAAAATCGCAAATACACTATTAATCACCACACTAGGGATGCAAGCAATCAAACTCGTCAGCTTTGGCATCATTCCTAGAATAACTAACATAATTCCACCCATAATAATTGGCTTACGACTCTTTACTCCTGTAATCGCAATAATACCAGCATTAGAGGAATAGCCCGTTACTGGTGTTCCGCCAAAGAAAGAACCGACAAAACAGCCTAACCCTTCTCCAAATGCGCCGCCATTTAAACGCTTATCATTCAGCTCTTCGCCCGTTACATTGCTTACAGTAAACCATGTTCCCGTCGTTTCAATAGTGACAATTAAATAAACTACAATCATAACAAGAATGGCATGAACATTGAATTGTGGCGCTCCAAATGCAAATAGACTTGGCATTTGAAACCAGCTTGCATTTTCTAATGAGGCAAAACTAACTAAACCGAAGAAAGAAGCAACAAGCGAGCCTAATCCTAACGCTAAGATAACCGATACTACCTTTATATATTTCCATTTAGATTTAGCCTTTTCCCCTACGTACATACAGAAAATCAATACAGCCGCTGTAACGGTCGCAACCAAGATATTTTCGCCAAAACTACCCTCTGCTGTATAAATAGAATTAATCGCACTCGGCATTAAAGAAATCCCTACAACCACAATAACGGTCCCAGCAACAATCGGCGGGATGACTTTTCTAACCACTTTACTATAGAGTTTAAGCGGATAACCAAGTAAGGCAATAATTAACGCACCAGGTATTAAGCTGCCTATCATCGCTCCAATTCCTGATGTCGTTCCAATTGCTGCAAGTGCACTTAATGGTACAAAGGAAGGTCCTTGCATAACAGGAAGCTTCATTGCAAAGCCTGCTTGAATAATCGTTGCAATTCCACATGCGATAAAAGTCATTTGGATCAGCAATGAACTATCCTGTACAGAAAAGGATAATAAACCTGCCAAGATAATCGGTGGGATAAACAAATCCATCGCTAATATTTGCTGAACTCCTAGAAAGATCGATTTGCCGACAGTAATTTCTTCTTTTCCTTCCTGTATCTTCCCCTTTGCTTCCAAATCCTTTGCCATCTTCTCCATTCCAGTACCCCCTATTGATGATACTTCCTATAATCTTTGTTTCTTCGTTAATAAGTAAATTCACCGAACAGAAAAAGCTCGAAGTACATACCTTCCTTAACAAAAGAAAAGCATGCACTTCGAGCCCTTTATAATCAAAGTATGACAAGAATAGACATCTCCCTATAAAGGGGCGTTATGTCCATTTTATCTCTGCTTTTCATAGTCAGTTTATTTACGGTAAACAGGTAGAAACTTGTAGGCCATATCCCTACGATTATATGAAAATACACTATTTTTTTTTGAATATTATAGCGACCTGAAACCTTTTGCAACTTTCAAGCTCACCATCAACATTCACTTCATTTTTTAAAATACACAATAAATTTTTTTATTTACTAGTAATTATCAACTTGCTACAATAACTATATTAACACAAAACACGAACATTAGGAAGGTGTTTATGAGCAATTATACGCATATTTTTCAAGGAACTGCTTTTTCTAGTGAGTCTCCCAAAAAAGTAACTATATTGAAAGACTATTTATTCTTTATCGATACCAATGGAATGATAAAAAAAATGGTCGGACCGGAACAGTCCGAATATTCCACCTTGTTGGAGACTTATGAGGGCCAAGCTAACTTCCACCGTTTAGCAGAGGGGCAATATTTCTTGCCTGGTTTTGTAGACTTGCATGTTCATGCACCACAATGGGCACAGTCGGGTACAGCTTTAGATATTCCACTATACGATTGGCTGCATACCTATACATTTCCATTAGAAGCGAAGTATGCAGATTTATCCTTTGCCACAACAGTATATGAAGACTTAGTAAGCACCTTGCTCGCAAATGGAACAACAACCGTTCTTTATTTCGCAACTGTCCACAAAGAGGCGAGTTTGTTATTAGCAAAAATCTGTGCAGAAAAGGGTCAACGAGGTTTAGTAGGTAAGGTCGTCATGGATGATCCAGAACAAAATCCATCCTATTACCGAGATGCTGATACAAAAACAGCTCTAGCTGATACAGAGTCATTTATTTTAGCTGTGAAAGAGTTAGCTAAAGAGACGAAACAAGGTGTTTATCCTGTTGTTACACCTCGCTTTATTCCAAGCTGCTCTGATGAAGCCCTTAAGGGTCTTGGGAAGTTGGCGGCGAAATATGATACCCATATTCAGTCCCATTGCAGTGAAAGTGACTGGGCCCATGATTATGTAAAAGAACGCTTAGGTAA of Niallia circulans contains these proteins:
- a CDS encoding NAD-dependent malic enzyme codes for the protein MAIGTISKQDVIQTNLKGKQLLLNPFLNKGVAFSKEERQELGLNGLLPTQILTLEEQAKRIYEQFSAQTSDLRKNGLLYDLYNRNVVLFYKVLQDNLNEMLPIIYTPTVGEVIQKYSHEYHIPGGLYLSIDNMENMEEAFNNLNIPSDGIDLIVVTDSESILGIGDQGVGGINIAIGKLAVYTAAAGIDPSRVLPIVLDVGTNNEALIQDPLYLGNKFSRVRGKSYDQFIERFVENALKTFPDVLLHWEDLGNVNARAIMEKYSDKILTFNDDIQGTGAVTLAAIMSALKVTKESLSDQRVVIFGPGAAGIGNADQMVETMVLEGVSREEAYNRFWPIDFRGLLTDETADVVAFQQPYVRSAKEVADWERNEENIIPLLEVIRKVKPTILIGTSGQAGAFSEEVVKEMAKHVERPIIMPMSNPTPLAEATPEDIIKWTDGKALIATGSPFKDVEYNGVTYEIGQSNNAFVFPGLGLGAIIAKAAIISKGMFAASANAVASLADSSSLGASILPSIDKLQEVSKAVAIAVAEAAIKEGIAQAKIEDIEQALNDYMWKPEYKTITLK
- a CDS encoding aromatic ring-hydroxylating oxygenase subunit alpha, whose translation is MQQDRLWNEWHPVCKAEELLDDPKQVFVLGERVAIFRNEKGVHAFKDLCIHRGAALSLGKVKNGNLVCAYHAWEYDCAGACVKIPALPNGRAIPRKAKATVYHCEEYLGLIWVNLGDDPAPLISYPEYSTEGYRTAICGPYEVKANAPRIIENFLDVSHLMFVHEGLLGDEDHAEVVDYKVDFIDNRFITSKIPVYQPNPDGRSKGGYANYVYEILNPTTARFTKTTDGSEDALTILLVVNQEDNEQSKAFMLLTRNYDLDKPDEPFIEFQDKIFYQDLDIVQSQKPELLPLDLQAELHLKSDALTISYRRWLQELGVENGTTPGDRHHKKTKS
- a CDS encoding AEC family transporter; this translates as MSLGHIFLVLIPIFFTIILGYLGGYLNIFNADSSKGLNTLVTKFALPAHLFIGITTTSKQTLIDQWPFFLNMFIGIIGFYVILLLISKFVFKYDVTKASMFSLNSTQPAFAFMGISVLGSLFGQQEVAIPIAITGIVVNAILDPLATIVGNIGESNKGKAKDEKGSTIGIILHGLSEPLACIPLLAVVLTLCGFHSPEIIQSALDQIGSVTSGVALFAVGVTVGIRKINFQGVAFGISLLKVIVLPLFMILVAHLVGLNHADTVKAILLVAFPGSAVAAMISTRFDSLTTETASSFVISTILSLITLPIFITWLI
- a CDS encoding solute carrier family 23 protein, which produces MEKMAKDLEAKGKIQEGKEEITVGKSIFLGVQQILAMDLFIPPIILAGLLSFSVQDSSLLIQMTFIACGIATIIQAGFAMKLPVMQGPSFVPLSALAAIGTTSGIGAMIGSLIPGALIIALLGYPLKLYSKVVRKVIPPIVAGTVIVVVGISLMPSAINSIYTAEGSFGENILVATVTAAVLIFCMYVGEKAKSKWKYIKVVSVILALGLGSLVASFFGLVSFASLENASWFQMPSLFAFGAPQFNVHAILVMIVVYLIVTIETTGTWFTVSNVTGEELNDKRLNGGAFGEGLGCFVGSFFGGTPVTGYSSNAGIIAITGVKSRKPIIMGGIMLVILGMMPKLTSLIACIPSVVINSVFAILCVIIMMNGFKVVKGLEFTERNMIVIGVPIMLALFAVLMPANVLNGLPEIVTYFVSSGTAIGAIAALILNLVLPQKQGERVNTNKPTVNVN
- the guaD gene encoding guanine deaminase, yielding MSNYTHIFQGTAFSSESPKKVTILKDYLFFIDTNGMIKKMVGPEQSEYSTLLETYEGQANFHRLAEGQYFLPGFVDLHVHAPQWAQSGTALDIPLYDWLHTYTFPLEAKYADLSFATTVYEDLVSTLLANGTTTVLYFATVHKEASLLLAKICAEKGQRGLVGKVVMDDPEQNPSYYRDADTKTALADTESFILAVKELAKETKQGVYPVVTPRFIPSCSDEALKGLGKLAAKYDTHIQSHCSESDWAHDYVKERLGKHDAFALHDFGLLGNKSVMAHCNFLDDNDAALFAETGTAISHCPLSNAYFANSVLPIKRFQSMGIDIGLGTDISAGATPSLYDNAKQAVVSSRMLEDGVNPTLPAEERGVPDSRISIHEAFYLATAGGGESLSLPIGRLQENYTWDVQIIDTKAPTAKLPIFSEAEDLDDIFQKILYLVRPDNISEVWVQGEKVHSRS
- a CDS encoding transposase, giving the protein MPRKKRVWYPGASYHITSRGIRRTSLFFDEEDRKKYLRLLTEVMEEKPFILQTYCLMTNHIHLQIKTLQHSPSDIIRTLHFNYAIYFNKKYDFTGHVFESRYGSELITSAQYELEVNRYIHLNPIRAGIVERLEEYPWSSYFDYIEAKEGSMVNSERIFAYFPDPKPEQYLQFLHARGKESDQYPI